TCGAAGACAACCGCGACAACGTCACCCGCTTTGCAGTCCTTGGCCACGACCAACCCGCCGCCACCGGGAACGACAAAACAACGCTCTTGTTCCAAGTCGCCCACCAGCCAGGAACACTGGCCGATGCGATGGGCATCTTCAAAGAACATGAACTCAACCTGACTTGGATCGAATCCTTTCCCCAACCCGGCACGAAGAACGAGTACTTCTTCGTCGTCGAATTCCCCGGGCATCGCCAAGATCCCGCGGTCGCGAAAGCAATCGAACACTTGAAATCCGCAACGCATCACACGGACGTGCTAGGAAGCTACTGCCGACCGGCGAGAGCAGAAAGCTGAGCGACATTCACAACTCGCAGCGTTACGGCTCGTCGATTGAGCCGTCAACGACGCTTTAACGCATGTGGGATGGGCACTCTTGCCCGCCAGGTTGTGGATGTCGGCCAAGAGTGGCCAACCTATATCAAAATCAGCCCTGCCTACCTTCTTACAGCACGGATGCCGCGCCAGCGGTTTGTTCCGCCACCAAACGCTCGATCAGATCCTCGACCGCGATGCCATCCGCTTCGGCAGAAAAGGTTGGAACAATCCGGTGACGCAAGACCGGCAGCGCGAGAGCCTGTGCGTCTTCGAGCGTTACATGTGTGCGACCGTGCAACAACGCACGGGCTTTAGACGCCAAAACCAACTGTTGGCTCGCACGGGGTCCCGGCCCCCACTGGATCCATTCCTTAACCCAACCCTTGGCATCAGGCTCACTCGGACGCGCCGCTCGAACCGCATCGATCACCCAGTTCTTCACATGCTCGGGCAAGGGAACTCGCCGAACAACAGATTGAAATTTGCAAATGTCTTCGCCGCTGACGACCGGCTGAACGTCCGCCAAATCTCCTGACGTGGTTCGCTCAACAATCTCGGCTTCTTGATCGCGTGACGGATAGCCAACAACGACGTGGAACAAGAACCGATCGCGTTGAGCTTCGGGAAGCGGATAGGTCCCCTCTTGCTCGATCGGGTTCTGCGTCGCAAGAACAAAGAACGGTTCTTTCAGAGCGTAGGTCTTGCCGCCCGCGGTGACCTCATGTTCCTGCATCGCTTCCAAAAGCGCCGCCTGCGTCTTGGGTGGTGTCCGGTTGATCTCGTCGGCCAACAGCATTTGCGTGAAAACGGGGCCAGGCCGGAACAACATTTCTCGGCGCCCGGTTTCGTGATCTTCCTGAATGATGTCCGTGCCCGTGATGTCGCCGGGCATCAGATCAGGCGTGAACTGAATGCGACGAAAATCCAAGCTCATCGAACTGGCCAACGTCCGCACCATCAACGTTTTCGCCAGTCCGGGCACGCCTTCCAACAAGCAATGGCCGCGAGCCAAGATCGCAATCAGCAATTGCTCGATCACATCGCTCTGGCCAACCACGATTCGGCCGACCTGTTCTTTGACCTGGGCAACGCTTTGGATCAACGCCTCCGCAGTTTCGATGTCTGAACCTTCGGTGTTGTCTCTGGGAGGCGGTGTGACCATCGTGCTAGACGTCCAAGTTTCGCACATCAAGTGCGTGGGTTTCGATGAATTCGCGACGGGGTTCGACTTTGTCACCCATCAACAAACGGAACATTTCGTCGGCCGCACCCGCGTCGGTCAGATTGACCTTCACCAGCGTGCGGTTGGCAGGATCGAGCGTTGTTTCGCGGAGCTCTTCCGCGTTCATTTCACCCAGTCCTTTAAAGCGAGTCACTTGCAGACCTTTTTCACCGGCAGCTCGCACTTCCGGCAACAACTCTCGCAAGTCTTCGAGTGGACGTCGCAAGTCTTCCCCACGAACGAGCTCGAATCGTGCGGTGGTCGAACCGGTGCGGTCAGCAGGGATCAAATCCTGCAACCCGAACCCAAGTGGGTCCAAGTCTTTCAAGCCGCTGTTGATTGTTCGGACCTCGTGAAGCTCGGCCAAGTGAGCGACCACCTTTTCAGGTTCTTCACTCTTAGGCTGTTCCTCGCCTTCCACTTCCAACTCTTCATCCGGTTGGTCGATATCCAAAGTTGCGTTGTTGTCGGCAAGATATGTCTCAACGTCGGCTTGCTTCATGAACCAATGCTCTTCGCCTTGGATCGTCAGCAAAAACGGAGGCAGCTTGCCGGTCACAGGATCAAACCGTTCGCTGTGCACACGCAGACTGACACCACGTCGCTCGAGTGCGACAATCGCGTCTTCCATCGATGCCAGTGCGACGCAAAGTGCTCGCATCGCATCGCCTTCGGCACTGCGACCATCTTCGGTCTCGAATCGCGTGTCGTTCAAACCACGTTCGAGCAACTGGCTCTTCATCTCCTCTTCGGACTGAATGTAGTACCGGTTCTTGCCCTGGGAGACGCGGAACAACGGCGGCTGAGCCACGTAAACGTGCCCGGCGGCAACCAATTGATACATCTGCCGATAGAAGAAACAAAGCAACAGCGTGCGAATGTGACTGCCATCGACGTCGGCATCCGTCATGATGATGACTTTGTTGTACCGGCGTCGCGTGAGATCCTGATCCGCACCAATCCCGGTGCCGATCGCTTGGATCATCGACTGGACTTCTTCATTGGCCAGCACCTTGTCTTCGCGACTCTTGTACGCGTTGATGATCTTACCGCGGAGGGGCAAGATCGCCTGGTACTCACGCATCCGTCCGCCTTCGGCCGATCCACCGGCCGAATCACCTTCGACCAGGTAGACTTCGCACTCTTCCATGTTTTTGGAGATGCAATCGCGAAGCTTGCCGGGCAAGCCACCGCCACCGAGCGCGTCCTTTCGTTTTCGAAGTTGATCCTTGGCTTTGCGAGCTGCTTCACGAGCCTCGGCCGCGAGCAAACCTTTGCGAACAATCGCCTTGGCCGTTCGAGGATTCTCTTCCAGGTATTTGTTGAGCGCCTCGCCAACACCGCTGGTAATGATGCCGTCGACTTCACCGTTGCCGAGCTTGGTCTTGGTCTGACCTTCAAACTGTGGATGCGGAACGCGAACGCTGATGACCGCCGTCAGACCTTCTCGAAAATCGTCGCCGGTCGGAGTTGTGTTCTTGAACAGGCCTTCTTTTTTGCCGTAGTTGTTCAGCGTCCGCGTCAACGCCGAGCGGAAGCCGGACACGTGCGTTCCGCCTTCGATCGTATGAATGTTGTTGACGTACGACTGAACCGTTTCAGTGAACTCGGTGCTGTACTGCAGCGCCATGTCGTACTCGACGCCGTCCTTCTCACCGACGAACTGAATCACGTCCCCGTGCAGCACATCGCTGGCGCGGTTGAGATGCTCGACAAACTCAACGATCCCACGGTCGTACTGATAGTCGCCGCCTTCGCCGTTTCGTTCGTCCAAGAATTTGATTCGAACGCCACTGTTGAGGAACGCGAGTTCCTGAAGGCGTTTTTGCAGTGTGTCAAAGTTGTACTTGGTGACACTGAAGATCTGCCCGTCGGCCTTGAACGTGGTCTTCGTTCCAGACTTCTTCGTTGGCCGGCCTTTTTGAATGGGGCCCGTTGGAATCCCGCGTTCGTAGCCCTGAGTCCAAGTCGAACCATCGCGGCTGACTTCGACCTCGGCCCACTGACTCAGAAAGTTCACCACGGTCACACCGACGCCGTGCAGACCGCCCGAAGTTTGATAGGCACCCTTTTCGAACTTGCCGCCGAACTTCAGAACCGTCATCACGCCTTCCAGCGTGCTGACTTCGCGATCCAGCTCTTCTGACAATTGATCATGACGTGTCACGGGGACACCGCGACCATCATCTTCGACCGTGACGCTGCCATCGGTATGAACCGTCACGCTGACCGATTTGGCGAAACCGGCCATGGCTTCGTCGATCGAGTTGTCAACGACTTCGTAGACCAGGTGGTGCAAACCGCGAACGGTCGTGTCACCGATGTACATCCCGGGACGCTCTCGCACGTGCTCGAGATCCGACAGGTGCAGCAAATCCTTGTCGGTGTACTCCGAATTTGCCGCCGGCCCGGTCGAGACACGCTCCATTGGCTTTTGCGGGCCAGCAATCTCCTCGGCTGAATTTCCGTCGCCGGAAACCGCACCAGCGGGCACAGCGTTTGGATCCTCGGATGGGTCGTTTGATGCAGGGTCAGTCGAGGAGGAATCGCTCATGAATGGGCGGCCCGTGGAGGCCGTCAAATGCGGGGTTTTTGACATCGGAAGCGGACTCGCCCCCACGTCAAAAAAAAGCGTCAAATAGCAGCCAATAGTCTACCAAATAGAACGACTTTGCGCTAGATCACGTGCGTGGCCAATCCAGGAAACGTTTCCGGTTCCGCAGACAGCCACGAGGACCGATCCCGGGCGAATCAGATGTCACCGAAAGGATCTCCCGCCCCCGCGGGAGCAAAGGGATCTTCCATGGTGTCACCAAATGGATCCGCTCCACCGCCGCCAAATGGATCCGCACCAGGTGCACCAAAGGGATCCGTGTTCTTGGGAGCGGTCTGTTCGGGCTTCTTCTCTTCCAGTTGATCCTCGGCTTCCTCTTCGGTTTCGACGGGAGCGGAGGATTTGATCACCTTTGGAATGACCGAACCGGGACGACGCAGACACTGCATCGTACCGCGATTGTTGACCAGATAGAGACGGTTGGTGTAGCGATTGACCAGCAAGGAGTCGGGCTGAATGCTGGGAAAACGCCCGAGCAACGAGCCATCTTCCATCGCCATCACCAGCAGCGATCCTGACAGGCTTCTCGCATAGATTTTTCCATCGATCGCGCCAAGCAATTCCTGAACACCAGGCACCGTTTGTGGCCAAACCGAATAACCATCGCTGGCCGACACGCACATCAAATTGCCATAAGTCGTCGGAAAGAGGACCTTTTCGTCGAAGAAGATCGGACTGGAGTAAATCGGCTCTCCGGTCGGACGGCTCCACAACACTTCGCCTTCGCGAGTGGCCTTGATGCCGTAGATCTGACCCGATTCAGAACCGAAGAAGAATCGTTCGCCCGAAGCAGAAGCGAGAGCCCCACTGACGATGCCATCCGTGTTCAATCGAAACTGAACGTTGGGTTCACCATCCATTTCCATCACATAGACAAATCCCTGACTGGTTCCCCAAGCCACTTTGTTGGAATCCGCCGAATGTGTTGGCACTTCAAGAGCCGATCCGGCAACGATCTCCGCGAACGGATCGATCGTCGGGTCGACCAATCCATAACCAGCCACCCGATCACCAATCGATGGCACGAGCGCGAACCCATTGCAATGCACGACGCCTCGAGTTGGCACGTACTCCAACGCAGTCACTCCAAACACCTGTCCGTTCTTGACGTCCAGCTTGACCAACTCGCCACCGTTGACGACGGAGACGAACTCTTCGTCCACTCCCAGTCCGCCGTAGCCACGTCGTTCGGATCCAACCCGTTGCAACCAAATCAAATCACCTGACTCAGCGTCCCGGCACTCGACGGTGCCGTCGTCCGACAGGGTGTAGAACCGAATCATCGGAATCTTACGAATCCGCGACTCAGCTTCGATGCCGCGACGTTCTAAGCGGCGGATTTCATTGCGCCCCAATCGCTCGGCTTCTTTTTGGTCTATTGCACCGCGTTTGGTCGCGTCGCTGTCGACCTGAAAACGAGCGTAGATGACGGCCGTTTCGTCGATGACCGGAGTTGCGTCTTCACCTTCGGCAACGGGTTCTGATTCGGCCGGCTTTGGCTCGCCCGACTTTTCGACGATTTCCACAAACACGTGGCTTTGTGTTTGGTGAACGACCATCTTTTGATCGACGATGGACTGGCGACCAGCGGGAACGCTCAGATTGCGGCGCCACACTTCTTCCAACCCAAGCTGGCGGGTCTCGACCGGGCCCAGCAACTCGTGATCAGCGAGCGCGGACGCAGCAAAACCGACCGCATTGGCGGTGACCAGCGTCAATGAAAGGATGAGACGGAAGTGAGAAGAGCGGTGCATTGCAGCAATACCAGAAAAGAATGGGAGCCATCCGGAAGACTGTTCAGCATAATCCACTAAAGCTCCGACCGCGAATTTCCCAATCTGAAGGATTTTGGGTACACTCAGCTCGCGAAAAAAAGGCCGAAAGATCGATTCAAACGTCGTGATCCACACCGTTTTTTCGCGTTCTTCTTTTAGGTCGCCAGCTTCCGCCCCTCTACCGGGCAAGCCCCAGCGGCGTCGTTCCCATTCCCTCGAATCCGCTCCCAGGCAGAATGGCCAAAATTTTGATGCTCGTCGGCGACTTCGTCGAAGATTACGAAGCCATGGTTCCCTATCAGATGTTGCTGATGCTGGAACACGAAGTGGCCACCGTCTGCCCCGGCAAATCCGCGGGCGACTCCGTGGCCACGGCGATCCATGATTTCGAGGGTCACCAAACGTACAGCGAAAAACCCGGGCACCGATTCGCAATCACCGCCGACTTCGATGGACTGCAGCCCGAAACCTACGACGCCTTGGTCATCCCAGGCGGCCGAGCCCCCGAGTACCTGCGGCTGAACGAGAAGGTCCTCGACATCGTTCGCCATTTCGCGGATCAGAACAAACCGATCGCCGCGGTCTGCCACGGGCCTCAAATCTTGGCCGCAGCGGGCGTGCTCAAAGACCGCGAGTGCAGCTGTTACCCGGCCGTCGCCCCCGAGGTTCAGATCGGCGGTGGAACCTACATGACTCCCGGCGAGGGCATGGACACCGCCCACGTCGATGGCAACTTGGTCACCGCACCAGCCTGGCCCGCTCACCCCGCATGGATGCGAGAATTCTGCCGACTGCTCCCATCCGATTGATGAACGCTCCCGATCCCAACCGCGTCGACCCAGCCTCCGGCCTTTCTCCGGATCACGCCGATGCGTTGCGTGATCGGAAATCGCAATTGCAGGCCGAACTGCTTCGCGTCCGTCGCGAAGCGCATGCAGCGAGGCTGGAGGCCAATGCCGTTCGACTCGAAGCAACCGCGTCGCAAATCGAGGCCGAACTGGAATCGATCGAAACCGGGCAACCCGTCGAGCAGCCCAACGTCGGCGAGCCTTCAACAACTGCGTCTGGACACAACCTGAATCCGCCGAAGCTTCCAAGCTCCAGCCGCTTTGCTTCCTGGAACGAAGTTCGCGAAGCGTTTGATTCATTCACGAAGGTCAGCACCCGGCGTGATCTGAGTCACGGTGTTTCGGTACGAGCACCCAAGATGAGGCGTCTTGGTGAAACCAAATCACCGGATGCGATCCCAACCTCACCAATCGCTGATCCTGAACCGGAGTTTTCAACCGAGCCAGGTTCGCTTGAGCCGAGCTCGACCGCTGAACTCGACGCTCACGAAGACTCGCTCCTTTTCGGCGAAGACAAACCAACGCCTTCGGGCGAACCGCTTCCAAGCGTGATAGAAGACGACGAGGAAACGGACACAAGCGGTCGCCGGAGAAAACCTGCCGCGGTGATCGTCAGTGCGATTGTTCACGCGGTGCTGCTTTTCATCCTCGCGGCATTCACACTCAGCAACGCTCGTCCGAAGGATCAAATGGCGTTCTCCGCTTCCGCGTCCAGCGAAAGTGAAGAGACGGCGATGGAAACATTTGCGATCGAAAGCAGCGAACCCATCACCGAGCCAACCCAATCGCAGCCCGACGAGACGCAGTACGACGTCAGCGAAATTGGCGAGATGCCGATCGTCGACATCACATCAACAGCAATGGATTCGGTAGCCGCGTCAGCATCCAATTTGTCGTCGCTTTCCAGCTCTTCGTCTGCTGCTTCGCAGGCGATGCAAAAGTTGAAATCGGACGCCAAATCGCAAATGGAATTCTGCGGTGTCGAAGGCGGCGGCAACCACTTTGTTTACCTTGTCGACAGTTCGGGCAGCATGGGCGATGCCTTCACATCCGCTCGATCAGCGTTGCTCCAATCGATCGACATGCTGACTGAGAAGCAACGCTTCTACGTCGTTTTCTTTGACACCGATAGCGACTACATGCAACTGTCGGGTTCGCCCGAACCAGAGACACGCAGTGTTTACGCCACCGCGAACAACAAACAACAGCTTCGCAATTGGGCCATGCGGATTTCAATGGATCGCGGCAAAGCTCCCTACGACCCACTGCGTTTCGCGTTGGACCTCAAACCCGATGTGATCTTCTTGCTGTCCGACGGTGAGTTCCCGCAAGGCATCGAGGACTTGCTCTCCGAAGAGAATCGGTCCACCAATCTGTTTGGTGACACCGACCCGATCAGCATCGTTAACACGATCAGTTACTACAGCCGTGAAGGTGAAAGCCGAATGCGACGCATCGCGGAAAAGAACTTCGGGCAATACCGTCACGTTCCTAAACCCTGAGGCCAATTCTTGGCCAATCGTGTTCCTCAAACGCTCACTTGGATTGCATCACGCGGCCAGCGTCTGCGGCAGTGGTACAACGACCATCGGTTTGGTGCCATCGATGACCATGCCCAACTTGGCAAACGAGGCGAGCAAGTTGCCGCTCAGTTGCTGAGACGCAAAGGCTTGCAAGTCATCGCCGAAAGTGAATCCGACCGCGCCGGTGAAATCGACTTAATCGCCCTTCGCAAACACCCGCGTCTGATGGTGTTTGTAGAAGTCAAAACACTTTCCACTTCGCGTCCGGGCCATCCAGCGGACCGAGTCGACGAAAACAAACAAGCCCGAATCACGCGGGCTGCCCTTCGCTACTTGAAGCGAAAGAAACTACTTGGGATTCCATGTCGCTTTGACGTGGTTGCCGTTTGGTGGCCTCGAGACGAACCTCGACCGACTCGCGTCGAGCACTACGAATCCGCGTTCGATGCCGTCGGGATTGATTCCTTCTTTGGCTGAAACTTTCGCAAATCGACCAAGTTCACTTGTTGATCAAGCCTTCATCGCGAAAGCCTGGACCGCCTCTCGGAAAAGCGAGACTCCGTTTTCTAGCGACTCAAGTTCGATGAATTCATCGACCGTGTGAGCTTGCTCGATGCTGCCCGGACCGCACACGATTCGGTGGCGAAGCTCTTCCAACACCGCACCGTCGGTGGCATAGCAAACCGTCTCCGCTTTTTCGCGTCCGCAGTACGAACTCGCCAACTCACACATGCGAACGAGCGTTGGATCGTCGATGGGCGTTTCCAACGGAGCAACAGATTTGTAGCTACGAAATTGCAATCCAAGTTGCTCCGCAGCGGCCTTCGCTTCCGCCATCAAGCATTCACCGTCCACACTGGGCATCGCTCGCCAATTGGCCCAAACTTCACTGCGATCCGGAACGATGTTGGTCGCATCCGCATGGTCGCTGATGCCAAAGTTGAACGTCAGCGTCGGAGGGTCAAACCGGTCGTCTCGCAGCATCGGATCGGTTTGCGATCGTTCGTGCAGCTCGAGGATTGTTTGCAGCAATGGGATCATCGCCACATTCGCGTTGACACCTCGGTTCGTGCTGCTATGAGCGGCCTTGCCATGGGAGATCACTCGAAACCCACCCATGCCTTTGTGGGCGTGGACGACGCCTAATTCGGTTGGTTCACCAATCAACGCAACCGGATCCAGAGCAACCAATTCGCGATAGGCGGGACTGCTCTGCGCCAATTCCTTGGCGCCGCGAAGCCCGACTTCCTCGTCGGCCGTGCAAACAACCCACAGCGGAGCCGATTGCTTCGACGCATCCAAATCATCGATCGCCGCAAGCATCGCTGCCAACGATCCCTTCATGTCACACGAGCCTCGACCGTACAAACGATTGTCTTCGATCACGGCTTCGAACGGGTTTCCGCCCGGTCCGCCCCAGCGATCCGCGGGAACCACATCGGTGTGACAAAAGTACGCCAGCCCCGTTTCGTTCTCAGGTCGATCGATGGATTGCGTCGACAAATCCCCCGATTTTGAACTCGAATCGGTTGGCAAACGCTTGGCAATCAAATTGAATTTTGGGACACCTTCGCCATCCAGGTACCGCGTTTGCTCACATTCGAACCCTTGCGCCCGCAAACGATCCGCCACCCACTCCGTGATCGCTTGATTGCTGGTATGACTGACCGTCGGATAAGCGATCAATTCGGACAGTAGTCTTACAGCAAGTGACAAAACGAGGTCTCGGTTGGAATAGCCGTGGCAACTCAAATCCGACAATCTACACCTTCAAGCGGCCCCCTGCACCAGTGAATGCCCCCGCCTCCCCCGAACATTCCACTAACTCCGACCTCGACGAATCCGCCCAGCAAACTGATTGGCGACCGTGGGAACGGCTGGGCGAATTAGTCGATGCGGGTGACGCCGAAGGAGTCGAAAACTTCCTTTCAAAGTTAGGACCAAACGATCAAGCGTTGGCGCTCAATCGTTTGGACGAGGAACATTACTGCGCGGTTCTGACGCTACTGCCCGCGGAGGAAGCCGCCGAAATCCTGCGTCACCTGAGCGAAACGCAAGCGGCCGAATTGGTCGACTCGCTCTGTGCTTCGGACGCGGCCGCCATCGTCCAAGAGATGACCAGCGACGAACAGGCTGACTTGCTGGGTGACTTGGACGACGATCAGGCCGAATCGATTCTTCAGGCACTGCCGCCCGAAGATGCCGCTTCGGTTCGAGAACTGGCCGCGTACAGCGACGACCAAGCTGGTGGTCTGTTGGTTCGTGAGATCCTGCGGTTCAACCAGAAAAGCCTCGTTCACGAAGTCATCACAACGCTCTCAGAAAACGCTGAAGAGTTTCGTGACTACGACGTGCAGTACGCCTACTTGACCGACGACGATGAGAAACTGGTCGGCGTGCTGCCGATGCGAAACCTGTTGTTTGCCAAACGCACCGACCCTGTCGCGGACATCATGATCCTCGATCCATTGTCGATTACCGCCAGCATGCCGCTGGATGAACTGCGAGACTTCTTCGACGCCCACCACTTCCTCGGCGTCCCAGTTGTCGATGACACCCACAAACTTCTGGGTGTCGTCCACCGAAACGCAGTCGACTACGAATCAACCCGTGCCGCCGAAAACGATTTTCTGAAAAGCCAAGGGATCATCGGTGGCGAAGAGCTACGAACGATGCCGCTTTGGCAACGATCGCATCGACGACTCAGTTGGCTCAGCATCAACGTTTTGCTGAACATTGGTGCGGCCGGCGTCATTGCCGTGTACCAAGACACGCTATCCAAGGTGATCGCGCTTGCCGTGTTCCTGCCGATCATCAGCGACATGAGCGGTTGCAGTGGAAACCAAGCGGTGGCGGTCAGCATGCGTGAACTATCGCTCGGTTTGGTTCGCCCGTCCGAGATGCTACGCGTCTGGCTGAAGGAAATCAGCGTTGGCCTGATCAACGGAACGGTGCTGGGACTGCTGGTTGCTGTTGTCGCGGTCGTCTGGGACGGCAATCCCTACTTGGGTCTCGTTGTCGGAGTCGCTTTGTGTGCGAACACGCTGATCGCGGTCTCCATCGGAGGCACCGTGCCGCTTCTTTTGAAACGGCTCGGGTTCGACCCGGCGGTCGCCAGCGGTCCGTTGCTAACAACCGTGACCGACATGTGCGGCTTCTTCCTGGTTCTAGGAATGGCAACCGCAATGCTCGATCGACTGATCTAGGCAGTCCAGACTATTTCGGTCGAGTTGCGACTTCGACTCGGCGTGAGTCGTTCAGGTAGGCCATCAAATCGGAGATGTCCTGCAACGACAATTCGTCCAGCAAACCGCTCGGCATGATGCTCGATCGGCTTGGCTGGATCAGGTCCACTTCCGACTCAGCCAACGTGGTCACGTTGTTGTTCGAATCGCGAATCTGCAGTTCGCTGCCGGCTTTGCTCACCATGCCGACGAAGACCTCGCCATCCAAGGTTAGTACCTTTTTGCTGGCGTATTGATCACTCACAACGTGAGATGGATACAAAACGGACTCCAAGATTTCGCGGCGAGTGAATCGGCGAGCGACGCTGGTCAAATCAGGTCCGATCACGGTGCCTTGCGTGCCAGCTCGGTGACAATTCGCACATTGAGCACGAGCGTATACCTCCGCTCCTGCGTGAGCGTCACCGCCCTGCCCTTCATCACTCTCCAGGTGAGAAATCAACTGTTCGAAATCCCAGCGTGATTCGTCTTCCCGCGGCAATTCTGCCGATGGGCGATCCGGGAATGTCTTGGCGTACCAACGCTGCCACGGAGCCATCGATTGCTTCACGCCCTCGGGACGCTGCATTCCGGTCCAGTGTTCAAGCAATTGCTCCACGCTTTCGAACGTTGTGCCTTCTTTTTCAGCTCGCAGCCCCATCAAAACCAATGACCGAAGTGCCATGGGATCATCCGTGGCGATGGGAACGCCTCGAAGACGCGTGACGACTTCATTCGCGGCCGGTCCATCCAAGACGTTCAAGCTGCGAACCAAGTAGTCCCAGTTTTCTCCGTCAGGATTCTGAGCCAATGCCATCGCAA
The DNA window shown above is from Rhodopirellula bahusiensis and carries:
- a CDS encoding M20 family metallopeptidase; translation: MSDLSCHGYSNRDLVLSLAVRLLSELIAYPTVSHTSNQAITEWVADRLRAQGFECEQTRYLDGEGVPKFNLIAKRLPTDSSSKSGDLSTQSIDRPENETGLAYFCHTDVVPADRWGGPGGNPFEAVIEDNRLYGRGSCDMKGSLAAMLAAIDDLDASKQSAPLWVVCTADEEVGLRGAKELAQSSPAYRELVALDPVALIGEPTELGVVHAHKGMGGFRVISHGKAAHSSTNRGVNANVAMIPLLQTILELHERSQTDPMLRDDRFDPPTLTFNFGISDHADATNIVPDRSEVWANWRAMPSVDGECLMAEAKAAAEQLGLQFRSYKSVAPLETPIDDPTLVRMCELASSYCGREKAETVCYATDGAVLEELRHRIVCGPGSIEQAHTVDEFIELESLENGVSLFREAVQAFAMKA
- a CDS encoding DJ-1/PfpI family protein; translation: MAKILMLVGDFVEDYEAMVPYQMLLMLEHEVATVCPGKSAGDSVATAIHDFEGHQTYSEKPGHRFAITADFDGLQPETYDALVIPGGRAPEYLRLNEKVLDIVRHFADQNKPIAAVCHGPQILAAAGVLKDRECSCYPAVAPEVQIGGGTYMTPGEGMDTAHVDGNLVTAPAWPAHPAWMREFCRLLPSD
- a CDS encoding DNA gyrase subunit B, yielding MSDSSSTDPASNDPSEDPNAVPAGAVSGDGNSAEEIAGPQKPMERVSTGPAANSEYTDKDLLHLSDLEHVRERPGMYIGDTTVRGLHHLVYEVVDNSIDEAMAGFAKSVSVTVHTDGSVTVEDDGRGVPVTRHDQLSEELDREVSTLEGVMTVLKFGGKFEKGAYQTSGGLHGVGVTVVNFLSQWAEVEVSRDGSTWTQGYERGIPTGPIQKGRPTKKSGTKTTFKADGQIFSVTKYNFDTLQKRLQELAFLNSGVRIKFLDERNGEGGDYQYDRGIVEFVEHLNRASDVLHGDVIQFVGEKDGVEYDMALQYSTEFTETVQSYVNNIHTIEGGTHVSGFRSALTRTLNNYGKKEGLFKNTTPTGDDFREGLTAVISVRVPHPQFEGQTKTKLGNGEVDGIITSGVGEALNKYLEENPRTAKAIVRKGLLAAEAREAARKAKDQLRKRKDALGGGGLPGKLRDCISKNMEECEVYLVEGDSAGGSAEGGRMREYQAILPLRGKIINAYKSREDKVLANEEVQSMIQAIGTGIGADQDLTRRRYNKVIIMTDADVDGSHIRTLLLCFFYRQMYQLVAAGHVYVAQPPLFRVSQGKNRYYIQSEEEMKSQLLERGLNDTRFETEDGRSAEGDAMRALCVALASMEDAIVALERRGVSLRVHSERFDPVTGKLPPFLLTIQGEEHWFMKQADVETYLADNNATLDIDQPDEELEVEGEEQPKSEEPEKVVAHLAELHEVRTINSGLKDLDPLGFGLQDLIPADRTGSTTARFELVRGEDLRRPLEDLRELLPEVRAAGEKGLQVTRFKGLGEMNAEELRETTLDPANRTLVKVNLTDAGAADEMFRLLMGDKVEPRREFIETHALDVRNLDV
- a CDS encoding vWA domain-containing protein encodes the protein MNAPDPNRVDPASGLSPDHADALRDRKSQLQAELLRVRREAHAARLEANAVRLEATASQIEAELESIETGQPVEQPNVGEPSTTASGHNLNPPKLPSSSRFASWNEVREAFDSFTKVSTRRDLSHGVSVRAPKMRRLGETKSPDAIPTSPIADPEPEFSTEPGSLEPSSTAELDAHEDSLLFGEDKPTPSGEPLPSVIEDDEETDTSGRRRKPAAVIVSAIVHAVLLFILAAFTLSNARPKDQMAFSASASSESEETAMETFAIESSEPITEPTQSQPDETQYDVSEIGEMPIVDITSTAMDSVAASASNLSSLSSSSSAASQAMQKLKSDAKSQMEFCGVEGGGNHFVYLVDSSGSMGDAFTSARSALLQSIDMLTEKQRFYVVFFDTDSDYMQLSGSPEPETRSVYATANNKQQLRNWAMRISMDRGKAPYDPLRFALDLKPDVIFLLSDGEFPQGIEDLLSEENRSTNLFGDTDPISIVNTISYYSREGESRMRRIAEKNFGQYRHVPKP
- a CDS encoding YraN family protein, giving the protein MANRVPQTLTWIASRGQRLRQWYNDHRFGAIDDHAQLGKRGEQVAAQLLRRKGLQVIAESESDRAGEIDLIALRKHPRLMVFVEVKTLSTSRPGHPADRVDENKQARITRAALRYLKRKKLLGIPCRFDVVAVWWPRDEPRPTRVEHYESAFDAVGIDSFFG
- a CDS encoding AAA family ATPase → MVTPPPRDNTEGSDIETAEALIQSVAQVKEQVGRIVVGQSDVIEQLLIAILARGHCLLEGVPGLAKTLMVRTLASSMSLDFRRIQFTPDLMPGDITGTDIIQEDHETGRREMLFRPGPVFTQMLLADEINRTPPKTQAALLEAMQEHEVTAGGKTYALKEPFFVLATQNPIEQEGTYPLPEAQRDRFLFHVVVGYPSRDQEAEIVERTTSGDLADVQPVVSGEDICKFQSVVRRVPLPEHVKNWVIDAVRAARPSEPDAKGWVKEWIQWGPGPRASQQLVLASKARALLHGRTHVTLEDAQALALPVLRHRIVPTFSAEADGIAVEDLIERLVAEQTAGAASVL
- a CDS encoding outer membrane protein assembly factor BamB family protein → MHRSSHFRLILSLTLVTANAVGFAASALADHELLGPVETRQLGLEEVWRRNLSVPAGRQSIVDQKMVVHQTQSHVFVEIVEKSGEPKPAESEPVAEGEDATPVIDETAVIYARFQVDSDATKRGAIDQKEAERLGRNEIRRLERRGIEAESRIRKIPMIRFYTLSDDGTVECRDAESGDLIWLQRVGSERRGYGGLGVDEEFVSVVNGGELVKLDVKNGQVFGVTALEYVPTRGVVHCNGFALVPSIGDRVAGYGLVDPTIDPFAEIVAGSALEVPTHSADSNKVAWGTSQGFVYVMEMDGEPNVQFRLNTDGIVSGALASASGERFFFGSESGQIYGIKATREGEVLWSRPTGEPIYSSPIFFDEKVLFPTTYGNLMCVSASDGYSVWPQTVPGVQELLGAIDGKIYARSLSGSLLVMAMEDGSLLGRFPSIQPDSLLVNRYTNRLYLVNNRGTMQCLRRPGSVIPKVIKSSAPVETEEEAEDQLEEKKPEQTAPKNTDPFGAPGADPFGGGGADPFGDTMEDPFAPAGAGDPFGDI